Part of the bacterium genome, TTACCGCGAGCATGTCGCGAACCGGAACGCCCTCGGTAATGCAGACCACGAGCTCGATGCCCGCCGCTGCCGATTCCATGATCGCGTCGGCGGCGAACGGGGGTGGAACGAAGATGACCGACGCATTGGCGCCCGCCTTTTCCCGAGCCTCTTCAACCGAGTCGAACACCGGAATTCCGTCGACCGACTCGCCACCCTTGCCCGGAGTAACACCCGCCACGACCCGAGTACCGTAATCGCGACAACCCAGCGCGTGGAACTTGCCCTCGTTGCCGGTGATGCCCTGAACCACCAGGCGCGTATCGTCGTTGACCCAGATCGCCATCAGGCACCTCCGTTCTGGTTGGAGGAAGCGGCGGCCGCGACGACCTTCTCGGCGGCGTCGGCCATGTGCTCGGCCACCACGAAGTCGAAGTCGGCCTCGTGCAGCACTCGCCGCCCCTCCTCGACATTCGTGCCTTCGAGGCGGACGACTACCGGAACGTGAATATCGCCGAACTCGTCGATCGCCGCGACGACGCCGCGTGCGATCCGATCGGTCCGGGCGATACCTCCGAAGATGTTGATCAGAACCGCTTTGACGCTATCGTCGGACA contains:
- the sucC gene encoding succinate--CoA ligase subunit beta (catalyzes the interconversion of succinyl-CoA and succinate), with the protein product GCMVNGAGLAMATMDIIKLYGSAPANFLDVGGSASQEAVKNAFQILVSDDSVKAVLINIFGGIARTDRIARGVVAAIDEFGDIHVPVVVRLEGTNVEEGRRVLHEADFDFVVAEHMADAAEKVVAAAASSNQNGGA